A genomic segment from Curtobacterium sp. MCSS17_007 encodes:
- a CDS encoding alpha/beta fold hydrolase has translation MTTPFSDLDQFIALPRVDGIALSPDGQRVALTVSTLRPDATAYRRAVWSVPTTGDGRPARLTRSATGESGPAFTRNGDLLFVSGRPDADADDDTAQLWLLPAAGGDARPVTRLAGGAGGVVATASDADVVAITADLLPSAAAGERVGVVTRDAALRKRRDDAKVHAILHETYPVRYWDHDLGPGEPHVLALDLGDLTEPIASEPVTTDASAERPSDAPAPYPAHLPEPLDVTPTPGRSFDHVSGALTPDGRTLVAAVGVPTARGQRSAVVSIDVDTAARTLLFDEPGVDHELPTLSHDGTTIAWVRTARSTPAGANQQEVWVAGVDGSDARRVATDWDRWPTELVFAPDDTAVLAVADQEGRAPLFRIPLDGGAVVQLTDNDWAYSGVRVSATSGVVVALRASWTAPLHPVRIDADGTVTALPTPAPLPAVPGRLEEVETTAADGARVRGWLVLPEGDGPHPLLLWVHGGPLNSWNQWSWRWTPMLAAAQGYAVLLPDPALSTGYGLDFVNRGWNAWGRAPYTDLMAITDAVVARNDVDETRTAVMGGSFGGYMANWIAGHTDRFRAVVTHASLWAMEQFAGTTDSSEYWQSIFDEQGLRENDPHRFVADVTSPVLVIHGDRDYRVPIGEGLRLWSELAEHHAADDGTMPHRFLYFPDENHWVLQPQHAVVWYRTVFAFLGQHVLSEEWERPELLG, from the coding sequence ATGACGACGCCGTTCTCGGACCTGGACCAGTTCATCGCGCTCCCCCGCGTCGACGGGATCGCGCTCAGTCCGGACGGGCAGCGGGTCGCACTGACGGTGAGCACGCTCCGCCCCGACGCCACCGCGTACCGCCGTGCCGTGTGGTCGGTGCCGACGACCGGTGACGGTCGCCCGGCCCGTCTCACCCGGAGCGCGACGGGCGAGTCCGGCCCGGCCTTCACCCGGAACGGCGACCTGCTGTTCGTCTCCGGCCGCCCCGACGCGGACGCTGACGACGACACCGCACAGCTCTGGCTGCTGCCGGCCGCTGGCGGCGACGCCCGCCCGGTCACCCGACTGGCGGGAGGCGCGGGTGGCGTCGTCGCGACCGCCAGCGACGCCGACGTGGTCGCGATCACCGCCGACCTGCTGCCGAGTGCGGCCGCCGGCGAGCGCGTCGGGGTCGTGACCCGGGACGCCGCGCTCCGGAAGCGCCGTGACGACGCGAAGGTGCACGCGATCCTGCACGAGACCTACCCGGTCCGGTACTGGGACCACGACCTCGGGCCCGGCGAGCCGCACGTGCTCGCGCTCGACCTCGGCGACCTCACGGAGCCGATCGCCTCGGAACCCGTCACCACCGACGCCAGCGCCGAGCGCCCGTCCGACGCCCCGGCCCCGTACCCGGCGCACCTGCCGGAACCGCTCGACGTCACCCCGACCCCGGGCCGCTCGTTCGACCACGTCTCCGGTGCACTCACCCCGGACGGCCGGACGCTCGTCGCAGCCGTCGGGGTACCGACCGCGCGCGGCCAGCGGAGCGCCGTCGTGTCGATCGACGTCGACACTGCAGCACGGACGCTGCTGTTCGACGAGCCGGGCGTCGACCACGAACTCCCCACGCTGTCCCACGACGGCACCACGATCGCCTGGGTGCGGACGGCGCGGTCGACCCCGGCCGGTGCGAACCAGCAGGAGGTCTGGGTCGCCGGCGTCGACGGCTCGGACGCCCGCCGGGTCGCGACCGACTGGGACCGCTGGCCCACCGAGCTCGTCTTCGCGCCCGACGACACCGCCGTGCTCGCCGTCGCCGACCAGGAGGGCCGCGCGCCGCTCTTCCGCATCCCGCTCGACGGCGGGGCCGTCGTCCAGCTGACCGACAACGACTGGGCGTACTCGGGTGTCCGTGTGTCGGCCACGAGCGGTGTCGTCGTGGCGCTCCGGGCCTCCTGGACGGCACCACTGCACCCGGTCCGGATCGACGCCGACGGCACGGTGACCGCCCTGCCGACCCCCGCGCCGCTGCCCGCGGTCCCCGGTCGGCTGGAGGAGGTCGAGACGACCGCCGCCGACGGCGCTCGCGTCCGCGGATGGCTCGTCCTGCCCGAGGGCGACGGGCCGCACCCGCTGCTGCTGTGGGTCCACGGCGGCCCGCTCAACTCCTGGAACCAGTGGTCGTGGCGGTGGACGCCGATGCTGGCGGCGGCCCAGGGGTACGCCGTGCTCCTGCCGGATCCGGCGCTGTCGACCGGGTACGGGCTCGACTTCGTCAACCGCGGGTGGAACGCCTGGGGCCGGGCGCCCTACACGGACCTCATGGCGATCACCGACGCCGTGGTCGCGCGGAACGACGTCGACGAGACCAGGACCGCCGTGATGGGCGGGTCGTTCGGCGGGTACATGGCGAACTGGATCGCCGGGCACACCGACCGGTTCCGGGCGGTCGTCACGCACGCCAGCCTCTGGGCGATGGAGCAGTTCGCCGGTACGACCGACTCGTCCGAGTACTGGCAGTCGATCTTCGACGAGCAGGGCCTGCGCGAGAACGACCCGCACCGGTTCGTCGCCGACGTCACGTCACCGGTGCTCGTGATCCACGGCGATCGCGACTACCGGGTGCCGATCGGCGAGGGGCTCCGGCTGTGGTCGGAGCTCGCGGAGCACCACGCCGCGGACGACGGCACGATGCCGCACCGGTTCCTGTACTTCCCCGACGAGAACCACTGGGTGCTGCAGCCGCAGCACGCGGTCGTCTGGTACCGGACGGTGTTCGCGTTCCTCGGGCAGCACGTGCTCAGCGAGGAGTGGGAGCGGCCGGAACTGCTCGGCTGA
- a CDS encoding patatin-like phospholipase family protein: MTDIASPTPGTRALVLGGGGVAGIAWEVGVLSALQDAGVDLDAADLVVGSSAGSVVGAFVRAGAVTQAFEQQHAPLPSTYVEPERIAGEDFQERLVQVLAGATSEQDARARLGAAAQQVVTGQSDDERTATFAETLPSTEWPEKPLGVTTIDAVDGTFKVLTATTGVPLPRAVAASCSVPFVWSPVHIDGVPHIDGGLRSATNADVVAGHERVLVVACGPEGPSPLGPWLDLAVESLRAGGSSVETIVADSGAQHAFGDDSLSLSTQAPSATEGRRQGEAVAEAIAAFWA, encoded by the coding sequence ATGACGGACATCGCCAGCCCCACGCCCGGAACCAGAGCACTCGTCCTCGGCGGAGGCGGCGTCGCCGGCATCGCGTGGGAGGTCGGAGTGCTCTCCGCCCTGCAGGACGCAGGGGTCGACCTCGACGCCGCGGACCTCGTCGTGGGCTCGAGCGCCGGGAGCGTCGTCGGGGCGTTCGTCCGCGCCGGCGCCGTCACGCAGGCGTTCGAGCAGCAGCACGCTCCGCTGCCGAGCACCTACGTCGAGCCGGAGCGGATCGCCGGCGAGGACTTCCAGGAGCGACTCGTCCAGGTCCTGGCCGGCGCGACCTCGGAGCAGGACGCCCGCGCGCGGCTCGGCGCCGCCGCCCAGCAGGTCGTGACGGGCCAGTCCGACGACGAGCGCACCGCGACGTTCGCGGAGACGCTGCCCTCGACCGAGTGGCCGGAGAAGCCGCTCGGTGTCACGACCATCGACGCGGTCGACGGGACCTTCAAGGTGCTCACCGCGACCACCGGTGTGCCGCTCCCCCGTGCGGTCGCCGCCAGCTGCTCGGTGCCGTTCGTCTGGTCGCCGGTGCACATCGACGGCGTGCCGCACATCGACGGTGGCCTCCGCTCGGCCACGAACGCCGACGTCGTCGCCGGGCACGAGCGCGTGCTCGTCGTCGCCTGCGGGCCGGAGGGTCCGTCGCCGCTCGGGCCGTGGCTCGACCTGGCGGTGGAGTCCCTGCGGGCCGGCGGGAGCTCGGTCGAGACCATCGTCGCCGACAGCGGTGCGCAGCACGCGTTCGGCGACGACTCCCTGTCACTGTCGACGCAGGCACCGTCGGCGACCGAGGGGCGGCGGCAGGGCGAGGCCGTGGCCGAGGCGATCGCGGCGTTCTGGGCCTGA
- a CDS encoding NADPH:quinone reductase: MRSIVYTKPGDSSVLDLVEREVPQPGPGEVRVRVVVSGVNPTDWKARAGGTYGDGLPFPEITPNQDGAGVVDAVGEGVDTLAEGDRVWLYMAAASRPTGTAQEFTVVPAERAVPLPEGTTFDVGASLGVPAMTAHRALTTHEDGPSRLSPGALEGRTVLVAGGAGAVGHAAIQLARWAGATVVTTISSDAKAALATAAGAHHTVNYRDEDAAARIREIAPDGVDIVVEVSIPQNAQLVADVLANHGVVSIYANNGGDEATLPIRPNMSVNARYQFLLLYTIGAEALSAAAEDVTAALRDGVLPVGEDAGLPLVRFALEDTAAAHDAVEGDAVGKVLIDVASA; the protein is encoded by the coding sequence ATGCGATCGATCGTCTACACGAAGCCCGGTGACAGCAGCGTCCTCGACCTGGTCGAGCGGGAGGTACCGCAGCCCGGCCCCGGCGAGGTCCGCGTCCGCGTCGTCGTCTCGGGCGTCAACCCGACCGACTGGAAGGCCCGTGCCGGGGGCACCTACGGCGACGGTCTGCCCTTCCCGGAGATCACCCCGAACCAGGACGGCGCCGGCGTGGTCGACGCCGTCGGCGAGGGCGTCGACACCCTGGCCGAGGGCGACCGCGTCTGGCTCTACATGGCCGCCGCGAGCCGCCCCACCGGCACCGCGCAGGAGTTCACCGTGGTCCCGGCCGAACGCGCGGTCCCGTTGCCCGAGGGCACGACCTTCGACGTCGGCGCCTCGCTCGGCGTCCCCGCGATGACCGCACACCGCGCGCTGACCACCCACGAGGACGGCCCGTCGCGGCTGTCCCCCGGCGCGCTCGAGGGGCGCACGGTCCTGGTCGCCGGCGGCGCCGGAGCCGTCGGCCACGCGGCGATCCAGCTCGCCCGGTGGGCCGGCGCGACGGTCGTCACCACGATCAGCTCGGACGCGAAGGCCGCCCTCGCGACCGCGGCCGGCGCGCACCACACCGTGAACTACCGCGACGAGGACGCCGCCGCACGCATCCGCGAGATCGCCCCGGACGGCGTCGACATCGTCGTCGAGGTCTCGATCCCGCAGAACGCGCAGCTCGTCGCGGACGTCCTGGCGAACCACGGCGTCGTGTCGATCTACGCGAACAACGGCGGCGACGAGGCGACGCTCCCGATCCGCCCGAACATGTCGGTGAACGCCCGCTACCAGTTCCTGCTGCTCTACACGATCGGTGCCGAGGCACTGTCCGCCGCCGCGGAGGACGTCACCGCAGCACTCCGCGACGGCGTGCTGCCCGTCGGGGAGGACGCCGGGCTGCCCCTCGTCCGCTTCGCGCTCGAGGACACCGCCGCCGCCCACGACGCGGTCGAGGGCGACGCGGTCGGCAAGGTCCTCATCGACGTCGCGTCCGCGTAG
- a CDS encoding helix-turn-helix domain-containing protein, with protein sequence MSAIDYSPYAADCPSRQLLDRIGDRWSVLTIGSLVDGPQRYSVIANRVQGVSQKMLTQTLRALERDGLVTRTVFAEIPPRVEYELTERGRSLRTVLEPLEDWATSHMADVQDSRDAYDAR encoded by the coding sequence ATGTCGGCGATCGATTACAGCCCCTACGCGGCGGACTGCCCCTCGCGGCAGCTGCTCGACCGCATCGGCGACCGGTGGAGCGTGCTGACCATCGGGTCGCTCGTCGACGGTCCCCAGCGCTACTCCGTCATCGCGAACCGGGTGCAGGGCGTGTCGCAGAAGATGCTCACGCAGACGCTCCGAGCGCTCGAGCGGGACGGGCTCGTGACGCGCACGGTCTTCGCCGAGATCCCACCGCGGGTCGAGTACGAGCTCACCGAGCGAGGGCGCTCCCTGCGCACCGTGCTCGAGCCCCTCGAGGACTGGGCGACCTCGCACATGGCCGACGTTCAGGACTCGCGCGACGCCTACGACGCGCGCTGA
- a CDS encoding NAD(P)H-binding protein, with product MTNIVVFGGTGYAGSAIVREALSRGITVTAVARDTSKLDAAEGLTLAQGDAFDEAFVSDVTKGADVVVVSLHAVQADGSELKDKFQHFVDAAAAAGARLGIVGGAGSLLVAEGGPALFDTPEFPDAFKGEAKSHGEILDRLRSGAYTGDVDWFYVSPAAAFGGYNPGERTGSYRTTDDLLLTDADGGSDISGDDFAIAFVDEIASPAHHRARFGVAY from the coding sequence ATGACCAACATCGTCGTCTTCGGCGGCACCGGGTACGCCGGCTCCGCCATCGTCCGCGAGGCCCTGTCCCGCGGCATCACCGTCACCGCCGTCGCCCGCGACACCTCCAAGCTCGACGCCGCCGAGGGGCTCACCCTCGCGCAGGGCGACGCCTTCGACGAGGCGTTCGTGTCGGACGTCACGAAGGGCGCCGACGTCGTCGTGGTCTCGCTGCACGCGGTCCAGGCGGACGGCAGTGAGCTCAAGGACAAGTTCCAGCACTTCGTCGACGCGGCTGCCGCTGCCGGCGCTCGTCTCGGCATCGTCGGCGGTGCCGGCTCGCTGCTCGTCGCCGAGGGCGGTCCGGCGCTGTTCGACACCCCGGAGTTCCCGGACGCCTTCAAGGGCGAGGCGAAGAGCCACGGCGAGATCCTCGACCGTCTGCGCTCCGGCGCGTACACCGGCGACGTCGACTGGTTCTACGTGAGCCCGGCCGCGGCCTTCGGCGGGTACAACCCCGGCGAGCGCACGGGCTCGTACCGCACGACGGACGACCTGCTCCTCACCGACGCCGACGGCGGCTCGGACATCTCCGGTGACGACTTCGCGATCGCCTTCGTCGACGAGATCGCCTCGCCGGCCCACCACCGCGCGCGCTTCGGCGTCGCGTACTGA
- a CDS encoding MFS transporter yields the protein MSASSTTLPPPTEPLPVQSERPPWRHTLIALSVPNFRLFTATNLVAMTAGWMQRIAQDWLVLQLTGSVAQVGITVACQFAPMLLFGLWGGVLVDRFSKRALMMLTQGAFAVLSALLAVLTLTGAVEAWHIWVIAFLVGMVTVIDNPARQVFVTEIVGHQHLRNAISVNSSVFQLGGMIGPALSGALLVAVGAGWSFGVNAVACVAVVVTLGFLRTSELHRTPPAPRSKGQLVEGLRYAVRKPTILVPVVLMAFFSVFALTMPVLLSAFASEVYDVGAGGYGVFNSAVAVGALAGALLSTRRATVRLRTIVGGVFWTGVLLAVSGSIPAIAPFTVALVAVGMSQLLFMTASNSLVQLSSNVAIRGRVMSLYVLVLLGGQALGGPLMGQVVDHFGAHVGMVVAGGVPAVAAGVVGLVLARRGGLHLAVRMRHHVPLPAIEHR from the coding sequence GTGAGTGCGTCATCGACGACCCTCCCTCCGCCCACCGAACCCCTGCCGGTCCAGTCCGAGCGCCCACCCTGGCGGCACACCCTCATCGCCCTCTCCGTGCCGAACTTCCGGTTGTTCACGGCGACGAACCTCGTCGCGATGACCGCCGGGTGGATGCAGCGGATCGCCCAGGACTGGCTCGTGCTGCAGCTCACGGGCTCGGTCGCGCAGGTCGGCATCACCGTCGCCTGCCAGTTCGCGCCGATGCTGCTGTTCGGCCTCTGGGGCGGGGTGCTCGTCGACCGGTTCTCGAAACGCGCGCTGATGATGCTCACGCAGGGCGCGTTCGCGGTGCTCTCCGCGCTGCTCGCGGTCCTCACACTGACCGGTGCGGTCGAGGCGTGGCACATCTGGGTGATCGCGTTCCTGGTCGGCATGGTGACCGTCATCGACAACCCGGCGCGCCAGGTCTTCGTCACGGAGATCGTCGGGCACCAGCACCTGCGGAACGCCATCAGCGTCAACTCGAGCGTGTTCCAGCTCGGCGGGATGATCGGACCGGCACTCTCCGGGGCGCTGCTCGTCGCGGTCGGTGCGGGCTGGTCGTTCGGGGTGAACGCGGTCGCCTGCGTCGCCGTCGTCGTGACGCTCGGGTTCCTCCGGACCTCCGAGCTGCACCGGACCCCGCCCGCTCCGCGGTCGAAGGGGCAGCTCGTCGAGGGCCTCCGCTACGCCGTCCGGAAGCCCACCATCCTGGTGCCGGTGGTCCTGATGGCGTTCTTCTCGGTGTTCGCGCTGACGATGCCGGTGCTGCTCTCGGCCTTCGCGTCCGAGGTGTACGACGTCGGTGCAGGCGGCTACGGCGTGTTCAACTCCGCCGTCGCGGTCGGCGCCCTCGCCGGGGCCCTGCTCTCGACGCGGCGCGCGACGGTGCGGCTCCGGACGATCGTCGGCGGGGTGTTCTGGACGGGCGTGCTGCTCGCCGTGAGCGGTTCGATCCCGGCCATCGCGCCGTTCACCGTCGCACTGGTCGCCGTCGGCATGTCGCAGCTGCTGTTCATGACGGCGTCCAACTCGCTCGTGCAGCTGTCGTCGAACGTCGCCATCCGCGGCCGGGTGATGTCGCTGTACGTGCTCGTCCTGCTCGGCGGTCAGGCGCTCGGCGGCCCGCTCATGGGTCAGGTCGTCGACCACTTCGGGGCGCACGTCGGCATGGTGGTCGCCGGGGGCGTGCCCGCCGTCGCCGCCGGGGTCGTGGGTCTCGTGCTCGCACGTCGGGGTGGGCTGCACCTGGCGGTGCGGATGCGGCACCACGTGCCGCTGCCGGCGATCGAGCACCGGTAG
- a CDS encoding LysR substrate-binding domain-containing protein, with amino-acid sequence MLDPVLLRTFLEVAETGSFTLAGQRLGISQPTVSQHVRRLETAVARTLVARDTRGVALTDNGDAMAGFARSILAAHATADAYFSGAAARGRLRFGAADDLAITQLPRILRDFRRLHPQVDLELTVNQSAPLLRRVHAGQLDLVFIKQTAGESAEGTRVATDQMVWMAQDGIALESGEPVPLIVYQAPSISRQMAIDALESAGRTWRITCNTRDVNGVLAAVRAGIGVAVFPHSLIPADLVKVSQRLSLPDLPAVDYVLIANPTVQREPIDALTSAILSRGVVRAV; translated from the coding sequence GTGCTCGATCCCGTGTTGCTCCGGACGTTCCTCGAGGTCGCCGAGACCGGCAGCTTCACGCTCGCGGGTCAGCGCCTCGGCATCAGCCAGCCGACGGTGTCGCAGCACGTCCGACGCCTGGAGACCGCCGTCGCACGCACGCTCGTGGCCCGCGACACCCGTGGTGTGGCGCTCACCGACAACGGTGACGCGATGGCCGGGTTCGCACGCTCCATCCTCGCGGCGCACGCCACCGCCGACGCGTACTTCTCCGGGGCGGCGGCCCGGGGACGACTGCGCTTCGGCGCGGCCGACGACCTCGCGATCACCCAGTTGCCGCGCATCCTCCGCGACTTCCGGCGGCTGCACCCGCAGGTCGACCTCGAGCTCACGGTGAACCAGTCCGCGCCGCTCCTGCGCCGGGTGCACGCGGGGCAGCTCGACCTCGTCTTCATCAAGCAGACCGCGGGGGAGTCCGCCGAGGGCACCCGGGTCGCGACCGACCAGATGGTGTGGATGGCCCAGGACGGCATCGCGCTCGAGTCGGGCGAGCCCGTCCCGCTCATCGTCTACCAGGCGCCGAGCATCAGCCGGCAGATGGCCATCGACGCGCTCGAGTCCGCCGGACGGACCTGGCGGATCACGTGCAACACCCGCGACGTCAACGGCGTCCTGGCGGCGGTGCGGGCGGGCATCGGCGTCGCGGTCTTCCCGCACTCGCTCATCCCCGCCGATCTGGTGAAGGTGTCGCAGCGGCTGTCCCTGCCGGACCTGCCGGCGGTCGACTACGTGCTCATCGCGAACCCGACCGTGCAGCGCGAGCCGATCGACGCCCTGACGAGCGCGATCCTGTCGCGCGGGGTCGTGCGCGCGGTCTGA
- a CDS encoding NAD(P)-binding domain-containing protein has product MTTIGIIGAGNIGSQLARLAVRHGHDVVIANSRGPETLQGLVEELGEHARAATRDEAAAAGDIVVVTTPLAAIETIPVEPLVGKVVIDTNNYYPQRDGHIAALDDETTTTAELLQDHLQGARVVKAFNHIAAPALTDEATPAGTPDRRALVVAGDDAEAKRVVSDLIDAFGFDVVDAGPLTEGWRIQRDTPGYVTRFTADELRAKLTEAKRYRDM; this is encoded by the coding sequence ATGACCACCATCGGCATCATCGGAGCAGGCAACATCGGATCCCAGCTCGCGCGCCTCGCGGTGCGGCACGGCCACGACGTCGTGATCGCCAACTCGCGCGGCCCCGAGACGCTGCAGGGGCTCGTCGAGGAGCTCGGCGAGCACGCCCGCGCGGCGACCCGCGACGAGGCCGCGGCCGCCGGCGACATCGTCGTCGTGACGACCCCGCTCGCCGCGATCGAGACCATCCCCGTCGAGCCCCTCGTCGGCAAGGTCGTGATCGACACGAACAACTACTACCCGCAGCGCGACGGCCACATCGCGGCCCTCGACGACGAGACGACGACCACGGCCGAGCTGTTGCAGGACCACCTGCAGGGCGCGCGCGTCGTGAAGGCGTTCAACCACATCGCCGCGCCGGCCCTCACCGACGAGGCGACGCCGGCGGGCACCCCCGACCGTCGCGCGCTCGTGGTGGCCGGTGACGACGCCGAGGCCAAGCGCGTGGTGTCCGACCTGATCGACGCCTTCGGCTTCGACGTGGTCGACGCGGGTCCGCTCACCGAGGGCTGGCGCATCCAGCGCGACACCCCCGGCTACGTGACGCGCTTCACCGCGGACGAGCTCCGCGCCAAGCTCACCGAGGCGAAGCGCTACCGCGACATGTAG
- a CDS encoding GNAT family N-acetyltransferase has protein sequence MAHEFRDEADRDRYAMYVDGELVSVLDYRAGHDAVSFPHTYTVPAHRGHGYAAALVEHAVADVETRTTKRIVPMCWFVGKWFDEHPEKADLLSRGAAD, from the coding sequence ATGGCCCACGAGTTCCGCGACGAAGCCGACCGCGACCGCTACGCGATGTACGTCGACGGCGAGCTCGTGAGCGTGCTCGACTACCGGGCCGGGCACGACGCCGTGTCGTTCCCGCACACGTACACGGTCCCGGCGCACCGCGGCCACGGCTACGCGGCAGCGCTCGTCGAGCACGCCGTCGCGGACGTGGAGACCCGGACCACGAAGCGCATCGTCCCGATGTGCTGGTTCGTCGGCAAGTGGTTCGACGAGCACCCGGAGAAGGCCGACCTGCTCAGCCGCGGCGCCGCGGACTGA
- a CDS encoding MarR family winged helix-turn-helix transcriptional regulator: MSSPSSDVRNSDIGRAYTELARITRRASIRARGDDLVLSVVDQSLVDFVVQHPGCMAIDIARYLRLNRSTISRQLSGLLAAGLVRTTDGGSGNAKPLEATDAGRAALERSVRLHRDALEERLADWSDDDIALLAGLLERLGAADEAGLPMPARATPDDRAAS, encoded by the coding sequence ATGAGCAGCCCGAGCTCGGACGTCCGCAACAGCGACATCGGCCGCGCCTACACCGAACTCGCCCGCATCACGCGCCGCGCGAGCATCCGGGCCCGCGGCGACGACCTCGTGCTCAGCGTCGTGGACCAGTCCCTCGTCGACTTCGTCGTGCAGCACCCCGGCTGCATGGCCATCGACATCGCCCGCTACCTGCGCCTCAACCGGTCGACGATCTCGCGGCAACTGTCCGGCCTCCTGGCCGCCGGGCTGGTCCGCACGACGGACGGCGGCTCGGGGAACGCCAAGCCGCTCGAGGCCACGGACGCCGGCCGGGCCGCGCTCGAACGCTCCGTACGGCTCCACCGCGACGCGCTCGAGGAACGGCTCGCCGACTGGTCGGACGACGACATCGCGCTCCTGGCCGGGCTGCTCGAACGTCTCGGCGCCGCCGACGAGGCCGGGCTGCCGATGCCCGCACGCGCCACACCGGACGACCGCGCGGCGTCGTGA
- a CDS encoding YfcE family phosphodiesterase: protein MTTSFVLLSDTHLPKRAKDLPAALWSDVDAADLVVHAGDWVDIATLDAVQGRSRRFEGVRGNNDGPGFDDRLPLVARFTVEDLRFALVHETGAATGRERRADAAYPDTDVLVFGHSHIPWDSVAPSGMRLLNPGSPTDRRRQPDFTWMRGTVDGRDLTVELVRLPPTAR from the coding sequence GTGACGACCTCGTTCGTCCTGCTCTCCGACACCCACCTGCCGAAGCGCGCGAAGGACCTGCCCGCCGCGCTGTGGTCGGACGTCGACGCGGCGGACCTCGTCGTGCACGCGGGGGACTGGGTGGACATCGCGACGCTCGACGCCGTGCAGGGGCGGTCCCGCCGGTTCGAGGGGGTCCGCGGCAACAACGACGGTCCCGGGTTCGACGACCGGCTGCCCCTCGTCGCCCGCTTCACGGTCGAGGACCTGCGCTTCGCGCTCGTGCACGAGACCGGTGCCGCCACGGGCCGCGAGCGCCGAGCGGACGCGGCGTACCCGGACACCGACGTGCTCGTGTTCGGGCACTCGCACATCCCGTGGGACTCCGTCGCGCCCTCCGGCATGCGGCTGCTCAACCCCGGGTCGCCGACGGACCGCCGACGACAGCCCGACTTCACCTGGATGCGGGGCACGGTGGACGGGCGGGACCTGACGGTCGAGCTCGTCCGCCTGCCGCCGACCGCCCGCTGA